In Sardina pilchardus chromosome 10, fSarPil1.1, whole genome shotgun sequence, one genomic interval encodes:
- the cfap263 gene encoding coiled-coil domain-containing protein 113, which produces MAEFKDSELLEDKRRLIEQLENLRRSNAVLRAETDMFERYIARLEPRQITVQGGPEGTADVPNRTRKTTRARTMTQDKLQKLTLEQKCDVAQKEMDDMREDQEKFKETSERVILNLKATLEEADVRLVEGKKASNEFDRDVAKVLREKKGAMMGAEKVVRYFEDRMRAKDTLIEKLRLKNAALHVQRRKLYLQMRQKEEMGEALHEVDFQQLKIENSQYLERIDERNQDLLRLKLLAGNTLQILNSYKKKLQNITCESKLLSSNIATRRDMLVKIEEETEQAEEERAKAEVLNRKLRGQLADFRVPPVLQYITAKASHNQLEQTVRAWERKVEISEMALKTHTKAWNKLRAIAAGPGPAS; this is translated from the exons ATGGCGGAGTTTAAGGACAGCGAGTTGCTGGAAGACAAGAGACGACTTATTGAACAATTAGAGAATTTAAG ACGCTCAAATGCAGTGCTACGAGCTGAAACCGACATGTTTGAGCGGTATATTGCTCGTTTGGAACCACGTCAAATCACGGTACAGGGTGGACCTGAAGGCACTGCGGACGTACCG AATCGTACAAGGAAGACCACCAGAGCACGAACAATGACCCAGGATAAACTTCAGAAGTTGACGTTGGAGCAGAAATGTGATGTTGCCCAGAAGGAAATGGATGACATGAGGGAGGACCAGGAGAAATTTAAGGAAACCTCAGAGAGAGTGATTCTCAACCTTAAG GCCACCTTGGAGGAAGCTGACGTGCGGCTCGTGGAGGGGAAGAAGGCCAGCAATGAGTTTGACCGCGATGTGGCCAAGGTTCTGCGGGAGAAAAAGGGGGCCATGATGGGCGCTGAGAAGGTCGTCCGTTACTTTGAGGACAGGATGAGGGCAAAG GATACACTGATAGAGAAACTGCGTCTGAAGAACGCGGCGTTGCACGTGCAGAGGCGGAAGCTCTATCTTCAGATGCGCCAGaaagaggagatgggagaggcACTGCACGAGGTGGACTTCCAACAGCTGAAGATCGAAAacagccagtatctggagcgcATCGACGAGAGGAACCAGGACCTGCTCCGCCTCAAACTATTGGCAGGGAACACCCTGCAGATCCTCAACTCATATAAG AAGAAGCTGCAGAACATAACCTGTGAGTCCAAACTGCTGAGCAGCAATATCGCCACACGGCGAGACATGCTGGTGAAGATCGAGGAAGAGACTGAGCAAGCTGAGGAG GAGCGTGCGAAGGCCGAGGTTCTGAACAGGAAGTTGCGAGGCCAGCTGGCAGATTTCCGCGTGCCACCCGTTCTGCAGTACATCACGGCCAAGGCCTCCCATAACCAGCTGGAGCAGACCGTGCGGGCCTGGGAGCGCAAAGTGGAGATCTCAGAG ATGGCCCTGAAGACCCACACCAAGGCCTGGAACAAACTGAGGGCAATTGCTGCTGGACCAGGACCTGCCTCGTAA
- the znf319b gene encoding zinc finger protein 319 — MTEAWQQHAVAPPPPVVHTIPPGAESSLGCAVYGIVLQPDPALQQQQQQQAQQPQQAQPQTQAPQPHHGQQQHGQQQHPAQAQQPSLQVGGEGGHKCGACGHDISHLANPHEHQCMVSQDRSFQCTQCLKIFHQATDLLEHQCVQVEQKPFVCGVCKMGFSLLTSLAQHHNAHNSTNPMKCSICEKTYRPGSGNATPTSSANPQQPSSDAATASGSAAVGTSSQPTFEPSVPDRPYKCSVCSKGFRHLSELTRHERVHTGEKPYKCETCDKSFSQMSHLQHHHRTHSSERPYKCAVCEKTFKHRSHLVRHMYAHSGEHLFKCNLCELHFKESSELLHHTCQPQGARPFRCATCGKGFKRPSDLRQHERTHSEERPYHCEDCQMSFKQQYALVRHRRTHKASADRPFKCNLCDKGFLQPSHLLYHQHVHGMDNLFKCASCGKGFSQSGELLRHKCGEASSSSNSDKPYKCDVCGKGYKKAATLQRHQNAHCAEKPLKCSLCDRRFLSSSEFVQHRCDPSREKPLKCPDCEKRFKYTSELARHRRVHTGEKPYKCSSCDKCFKQREHLAKHQSVHARDAQFKCVWCGERFGDLGALQEHTVQHTAEGGGYPVPSLIQ, encoded by the coding sequence ATGACGGAGGCGTGGCAGCAGCATGCCGTGGCCCCGCCCCCGCCGGTGGTACACACCATCCCCCCGGGGGCCGAGAGCTCCCTGGGCTGCGCCGTGTACGGCATAGTGCTGCAGCCGGATCctgccctgcagcagcagcagcagcagcaggcccagcAGCCGCAGCAAGCGCAGCCCCAAACGCAGGCGCCGCAGCCGCACcacgggcagcagcagcacggccagcagcagcatccgGCGCAGGCGCAGCAGCCCTCCCTGCAGGTAGGGGGCGAGGGCGGGCACAAGTGCGGCGCTTGCGGCCACGACATCTCCCACCTGGCCAACCCCCACGAGCACCAGTGCATGGTGAGCCAAGACCGCTCGTTCCAGTGCACCCAGTGCCTGAAGATCTTCCACCAGGCCACGGACCTGCTGGAGCACCAGTGCGTGCAGGTGGAGCAGAAGCCGTTTGTGTGCGGCGTCTGCAAGATGGGATTCTCCCTGCTCACCTCCCTGGCGCAGCACCACAACGCCCACAACAGCACCAACCCCATGAAGTGCTCCATCTGCGAGAAGACCTACCGGCCCGGATCCGGCAACGCCACCCCGACCTCTAGTGCCAACCCCCAGCAGCCCTCCTCCGACGCGGCCACAGCCAGTGGCAGCGCCGCCGTGGGCACCTCCTCCCAGCCCACCTTCGAGCCGTCGGTGCCCGACCGGCCCTACAAGTGCTCGGTGTGTTCCAAGGGCTTCCGCCACCTGTCCGAGCTGACGCGCCACGAGCGCGTGCACACCGGGGAGAAGCCGTACAAGTGCGAGACGTGCGACAAGAGCTTCAGCCAAATGTCTCACCTGCAGCACCACCACCGCACACACAGCTCCGAACGGCCGTACAAATGCGCCGTATGCGAGAAGACCTTTAAGCACCGCTCACACCTAGTCCGCCACATGTATGCCCATTCCGGCGAGCACCTGTTTAAGTGCAACCTGTGCGAGCTGCACTTCAAAGAGTCATCCGAGTTGCTCCACCACACATGCCAGCCCCAAGGTGCACGACCATTCCGCTGCGCAACGTGCGGGAAGGGCTTCAAGCGGCCGTCGGACCTTCGCCAGCACGAGCGCACGCACTCGGAGGAGCGACCTTACCACTGCGAGGACTGTCAGATGAGCTTTAAGCAGCAGTACGCGTTGGTGCGCCACCGTCGCACGCACAAAGCCTCCGCCGATCGCCCCTTCAAGTGCAACCTGTGCGACAAGGGCTTCCTGCAGCCCTCGCACCTTCTGTACCACCAGCACGTCCACGGCATGGACAATCTGTTCAAGTGTGCGTCGTGTGGGAAGGGCTTCAGCCAGTCGGGCGAGCTCTTGCGTCACAAGTGTGGCGAGGCCTCGTCGAGCAGTAACTCCGACAAGCCGTACAAGTGCGACGTGTGCGGGAAAGGTTACAAAAAAGCGGCGACGTTGCAGCGTCACCAGAACGCGCACTGTGCTGAGAAGCCTCTGAAGTGTTCGCTGTGCGACCGCagattcctctcctcctccgagTTCGTGCAGCACCGCTGCGATCCGTCCCGCGAGAAGCCGCTGAAGTGTCCTGACTGCGAAAAGCGCTTCAAGTACACCTCGGAGCTGGCACGACACAGGCGCGTGCACACGGGCGAGAAGCCCTATAAGTGCTCAAGCTGCGATAAGTGCTTCAAGCAGAGGGAACACCTGGCCAAGCACCAGAGCGTTCACGCTCGCGACGCCCAGTTCAAGTGCGTGTGGTGTGGAGAGCGCTTCGGTGACCTGGGGGCGCTGCAGGAGCACACGGTCCAGCACACCGCCGAGGGGGGCGGATATCCCGTCCCGTCCCTCATCCAAtag